The Cupriavidus sp. EM10 genome includes a region encoding these proteins:
- the flhF gene encoding flagellar biosynthesis protein FlhF, with protein sequence MSVAKFVAANGREAMRKVREAMGPDAVVLSNRSIDGGVEIVAMRDADLGAVSAGAQLYPSSTMASPVASPSALPMLQSLHDMHPASPQPFMPLGAMPAPAMGQEDPMLGDLRGELASMRSMLERQFAGLSQGASGVAAGDPLRESLFEWMVNAGFSGQLSRTLLSRLPVGTDRPAAMAWIRQELASKVPVLSDEDSLFAQGGVLALIGPTGVGKTTTTAKLAARFVLRHGPQSLALLTTDRFRIGAHEQLRIYGDILGVPVHAVKDAADLRFALSAMKDKHLVIIDTVGMSQRDRSLSDQIGMLAGVQAPMQRVLLLNGAAHGDTLNEVVHAYRNDAAGAAGGIDGCIISKLDEATHLGSVLDVVIRHRLPVFYASTGQRVPEHLELAQAGALVERAFLTPRRGSLFNDADVARRQAGSAEPAAPRQAERSGADDMLRSLTDSANAVGVCVDELNAAQYGFDVARQLWQHRTAGVSALRPMVQQVRLAMCRDASRACDRYVLAVTQSVAQTVQGRRAPQMMQHTLWLADRDGMPLASTVVPVGKARQSLAEAEADAEAATVRATLAAARTVVNLNTSLPGTATLARWQQLGERWVAGTRKTTRVIAGGLANKLDTIADTLTFHAAGDVTCRDRAAAQWLAHCLVRIPEGQVRTAARGRGNAAEAGIEACLVVSRMIDHETGDTLAVEYMLCDPALADDAAQVARWSQWTIAAEEQFRTLRHATEHFAQEGDADASLCAGMVAVQLGLTALRLQHTPTPTAPAFLSRLAGRASARVNAPVPGAVLNEGMGRLLALLDVLENYPGRGMAAAAPMMEDAPQPAASAMHAMEAMDAMEAIDATPQLAAAGE encoded by the coding sequence ATGAGCGTGGCAAAGTTTGTGGCGGCCAACGGTCGCGAAGCGATGCGCAAGGTGCGCGAGGCCATGGGCCCCGACGCCGTGGTGCTCTCCAACCGCTCCATCGACGGCGGCGTGGAAATCGTGGCGATGCGCGATGCCGACCTGGGCGCCGTGAGCGCGGGGGCGCAGCTGTACCCGTCGTCGACGATGGCCTCTCCTGTCGCATCGCCTTCGGCGCTGCCGATGCTGCAATCGTTGCACGACATGCATCCGGCCAGCCCCCAGCCGTTCATGCCGCTGGGCGCCATGCCGGCACCCGCCATGGGGCAGGAAGACCCCATGCTGGGCGACCTGCGCGGTGAACTGGCGTCGATGCGGTCGATGCTGGAACGCCAGTTCGCGGGCTTGTCGCAGGGGGCCAGCGGCGTGGCTGCAGGCGATCCGCTGCGCGAATCGCTGTTCGAATGGATGGTCAATGCGGGCTTCTCGGGCCAGCTGTCGCGCACGCTGCTGTCGCGCCTGCCGGTGGGCACCGACCGCCCCGCCGCCATGGCCTGGATCCGCCAGGAGCTGGCCAGCAAGGTGCCGGTGCTGTCCGACGAGGATTCGCTGTTCGCCCAGGGTGGCGTGCTGGCGCTGATCGGCCCGACCGGCGTGGGCAAAACCACCACCACCGCCAAGCTGGCCGCGCGCTTCGTGCTGCGCCACGGCCCGCAGAGCCTGGCGCTGCTGACGACCGACCGCTTCCGTATCGGCGCCCACGAGCAGCTGCGCATCTACGGCGACATCCTCGGCGTGCCCGTGCACGCGGTGAAGGACGCCGCCGACCTGCGCTTTGCGCTGTCGGCCATGAAGGACAAGCATCTGGTCATCATCGATACGGTGGGCATGAGCCAGCGCGACCGCAGCCTGTCCGACCAGATCGGCATGCTGGCCGGCGTGCAGGCGCCGATGCAGCGCGTGCTGCTGCTCAACGGCGCAGCACACGGCGACACGCTCAACGAGGTAGTGCATGCCTATCGCAACGACGCCGCTGGCGCTGCCGGCGGCATCGACGGCTGCATCATCAGCAAGCTCGACGAAGCCACGCACCTGGGATCGGTGCTCGACGTGGTGATCCGCCATCGCCTGCCGGTGTTCTATGCCTCCACCGGCCAGCGCGTGCCCGAACACCTGGAACTGGCGCAGGCCGGCGCGCTGGTCGAGCGCGCGTTCCTGACGCCGCGCCGTGGTTCGCTGTTCAATGACGCCGACGTGGCACGCCGCCAGGCCGGCAGCGCCGAGCCGGCTGCGCCGCGCCAGGCCGAACGCAGCGGCGCCGACGACATGCTGCGCTCGCTGACCGACAGCGCCAACGCGGTGGGGGTTTGCGTCGATGAACTCAACGCCGCCCAGTATGGTTTCGACGTGGCGCGCCAGCTCTGGCAGCATCGCACCGCCGGCGTGTCGGCGCTGCGACCGATGGTGCAGCAAGTACGCCTGGCGATGTGCCGCGACGCCAGCCGCGCCTGCGACCGCTACGTGCTGGCCGTCACGCAAAGCGTGGCCCAGACCGTGCAGGGCCGCCGTGCGCCGCAGATGATGCAGCACACGCTGTGGCTGGCCGACCGCGACGGCATGCCGCTGGCCAGCACCGTGGTGCCGGTGGGCAAGGCGCGCCAGTCGCTGGCCGAAGCCGAGGCTGACGCCGAGGCAGCCACCGTGCGCGCCACGCTGGCTGCCGCCCGTACCGTGGTCAACCTGAATACGTCGCTGCCGGGCACGGCCACGCTGGCCCGCTGGCAGCAGCTGGGCGAACGCTGGGTCGCCGGCACGCGCAAGACCACGCGCGTGATTGCCGGCGGCCTGGCCAACAAGCTCGACACCATCGCCGACACGCTGACGTTCCACGCGGCCGGTGACGTGACCTGCCGCGACCGCGCCGCCGCGCAATGGCTGGCCCACTGCCTGGTCCGCATTCCCGAAGGCCAGGTGCGCACCGCCGCGCGTGGCCGGGGCAATGCCGCCGAAGCCGGCATCGAAGCCTGCCTGGTGGTGTCGCGCATGATCGACCACGAGACCGGCGACACGCTGGCAGTCGAATACATGCTGTGCGATCCGGCCCTGGCCGACGACGCCGCACAGGTGGCCCGCTGGTCGCAATGGACGATTGCCGCCGAGGAACAGTTCCGCACGCTGCGCCACGCCACCGAGCATTTCGCGCAGGAAGGCGATGCCGATGCATCGCTGTGCGCCGGCATGGTGGCCGTGCAGCTGGGCCTGACCGCGCTGCGACTGCAACACACGCCCACGCCCACGGCGCCGGCATTCCTGTCGCGCCTGGCCGGCCGTGCTTCGGCACGCGTCAACGCGCCGGTGCCGGGCGCCGTGCTCAACGAGGGCATGGGCCGTCTGCTGGCCTTGCTGGACGTGCTCGAGAACTATCCGGGCCGTGGCATGGCGGCAGCCGCGCCGATGATGGAAGACGCGCCGCAGCCGGCCGCGTCCGCGATGCATGCGATGGAGGCCATGGACGCCATGGAAGCCATCGACGCCACGCCGCAGCTTGCGGCCGCCGGGGAGTAA
- the flhB gene encoding flagellar biosynthesis protein FlhB translates to MSEESDLEKTEPASPRRLEKAREEGQVVRSRELGTFVMLMTGVLGLYVMGGTLGRKLNSVMQTTLAFEPATAFDTNRMLSQFGMAIWDSLLAFFPLLLMFGVAALVAPLAIGGWSFSTKSFSPDFSRLSPIQGIGRMFSSHTVVELIKAIVKSLLVGSVGAWMVWHKLPEAIALMNAPVHEALLHMMEMVLYVCGMVAGSLLLVAAIDTPWQLWTFYKKLRMTKEEVKQEMKETDGDPHIKARIRQQQRAIARRRMMSEVPKADVVVTNPTHFAVALKYDENARWNAPRVVAKGADEVAARIRDLAKEHRVPVLSAPPLARALHRHVELGHEIPAGLYTAVAEVLAWVYQLKNWHYSYGPHPESPTELLVPDELAVPESRA, encoded by the coding sequence ATGTCCGAGGAAAGCGATCTCGAGAAAACCGAACCCGCCTCACCCCGGCGCCTTGAAAAGGCGCGCGAGGAGGGGCAGGTGGTGCGTTCGCGCGAGCTCGGCACGTTCGTGATGCTGATGACCGGCGTGCTGGGCCTGTACGTCATGGGCGGCACGCTGGGCCGCAAGCTCAATTCGGTCATGCAGACGACGCTGGCCTTCGAGCCGGCCACGGCTTTCGACACCAACCGCATGCTGTCGCAGTTTGGCATGGCGATCTGGGACAGCCTGCTGGCGTTTTTCCCGCTGCTGCTGATGTTCGGCGTGGCGGCGCTTGTGGCACCGCTGGCGATTGGCGGCTGGAGCTTCTCGACCAAGTCGTTCTCGCCCGATTTCTCGCGCCTGTCGCCCATCCAGGGTATCGGCCGCATGTTCTCGTCGCACACGGTCGTGGAGTTGATCAAGGCCATCGTCAAGTCGCTGCTGGTGGGTTCCGTGGGCGCCTGGATGGTCTGGCACAAGCTGCCCGAGGCCATCGCGCTGATGAACGCGCCGGTTCACGAGGCGCTGCTGCACATGATGGAGATGGTGCTCTACGTGTGCGGCATGGTGGCGGGGTCGCTGCTGCTGGTGGCGGCCATCGACACGCCGTGGCAGCTCTGGACGTTCTACAAGAAGCTCCGCATGACCAAGGAAGAGGTCAAGCAGGAGATGAAGGAAACCGATGGCGATCCGCACATCAAGGCCCGTATCCGCCAGCAGCAGCGGGCCATTGCGCGGCGCCGCATGATGTCCGAGGTGCCCAAGGCCGACGTGGTGGTGACCAACCCCACCCACTTCGCCGTGGCACTGAAATACGACGAGAACGCGCGCTGGAACGCGCCGCGCGTCGTGGCAAAGGGTGCCGATGAAGTGGCCGCTCGCATCCGCGACCTGGCCAAGGAGCATCGCGTACCGGTGCTGTCCGCCCCGCCGCTGGCGCGGGCGCTGCACCGGCACGTGGAACTGGGCCACGAAATCCCCGCGGGCCTGTATACCGCCGTGGCCGAGGTTCTGGCCTGGGTTTATCAATTGAAGAACTGGCATTACAGCTACGGTCCGCATCCCGAATCGCCGACCGAACTGCTGGTGCCGGATGAACTTGCCGTACCGGAAAGCCGCGCATGA
- the flhA gene encoding flagellar biosynthesis protein FlhA — MNALTNLFNMPALRGGAQMKALAGPLLIVMILGMMILPLPAFILDLLFTFNIALSIMVLLVGMYTQRPLDFAAFPAVLLFSTLLRLSLNVASTRVVLLEGHTGPDAAGKVIEAFGHFLVGGNFAVGIVVFAILVVINFMVITKGAGRIAEVGARFMLDAMPGKQMAIDADLNAGLINEEGARKRRSEVAQESDFYGAMDGASKFVRGDAIAGLLIMFINVAAGMVVGMVQHDLDFGTAVHNYTLLTIGDGLVAQIPALVISTAAGVIVSRVSNEQDVGQQLTGQLFSNPRVMFITAAIIGTMGLIPGMPHFAFLMLAGGLIWFGRYQMRREVKATETKAQEERGGPAVQAEVAEATWEDVTMVDPLGMEVGYRLITLVDRAQNGELLGRIKSIRKKMAQDIGFLVPVVHIRDNLELKPNAYRITLKGVEIGSGEANPGQWMAINPGQVSGTLPGATTRDPAFGLPAVWIDAALKEQAQAYGYTVVDASTVVATHLNHLIQMHASELLGRQEVQALLDRITKEAPKLTEDLVPKTISLTGLQKVLQNLLDEGVAIRDMRTILDVVADNAPKINDPAELTTLVRVSLGRAITQQLFPNNADMQVIGLDAGLERVLTQALANGGGIEPGLADALLQQAQGAVVRQEQLGLDPVLLVPPPMRPLMARFLRRTLPQLKVLSHAEVPDNRNIRITAMIGGAA, encoded by the coding sequence ATGAACGCACTGACCAACCTTTTCAACATGCCCGCACTGCGGGGTGGCGCCCAGATGAAGGCGCTGGCTGGCCCGCTGCTGATTGTCATGATCCTCGGCATGATGATCCTGCCGCTGCCGGCGTTCATCCTGGACCTGCTGTTCACCTTCAACATCGCGCTGTCGATCATGGTGCTGCTGGTGGGCATGTACACCCAGCGCCCGCTGGACTTCGCCGCCTTCCCGGCCGTGCTGCTGTTCTCCACGCTGCTGCGGCTGTCGCTGAACGTGGCGTCCACGCGCGTGGTGCTGCTCGAAGGCCATACCGGCCCCGACGCCGCCGGCAAGGTGATCGAGGCCTTCGGCCACTTCCTGGTGGGCGGCAACTTTGCCGTCGGTATCGTGGTGTTCGCCATCCTGGTCGTGATCAATTTCATGGTGATCACCAAGGGTGCCGGCCGTATCGCCGAAGTTGGCGCGCGCTTCATGCTCGATGCGATGCCCGGCAAGCAGATGGCCATCGACGCCGACCTGAACGCCGGCCTGATCAACGAGGAAGGCGCCCGCAAGCGCCGCTCCGAGGTGGCCCAGGAATCGGACTTCTACGGTGCCATGGACGGTGCCTCGAAGTTCGTGCGCGGCGACGCCATCGCCGGCCTGCTGATCATGTTCATCAACGTCGCCGCCGGCATGGTGGTGGGCATGGTGCAGCACGACCTGGACTTTGGCACCGCCGTCCACAACTACACGCTGCTGACCATCGGTGACGGCCTGGTGGCACAGATCCCGGCGCTGGTGATCTCCACGGCGGCCGGTGTGATCGTGTCGCGCGTGTCGAACGAGCAGGACGTCGGCCAGCAGCTGACCGGGCAGCTGTTCTCGAACCCGCGCGTGATGTTCATCACCGCCGCGATCATCGGCACGATGGGCCTGATCCCGGGCATGCCGCACTTTGCCTTCCTGATGCTGGCCGGCGGGCTGATCTGGTTCGGCCGCTATCAGATGCGCCGCGAGGTCAAGGCCACGGAAACCAAGGCCCAGGAAGAGCGTGGCGGCCCGGCCGTGCAGGCCGAAGTGGCCGAAGCCACTTGGGAAGACGTCACGATGGTCGACCCGCTGGGCATGGAAGTGGGCTACCGCCTGATTACGCTGGTGGACCGCGCGCAGAACGGCGAACTGCTGGGCCGCATCAAGAGCATCCGCAAGAAGATGGCGCAGGACATCGGCTTCCTGGTGCCGGTGGTGCATATCCGCGACAACCTGGAACTGAAGCCGAACGCGTACCGCATCACGCTCAAGGGCGTGGAAATCGGCAGCGGCGAAGCCAACCCGGGCCAGTGGATGGCCATCAACCCGGGCCAGGTCAGCGGCACGCTGCCCGGCGCCACCACGCGCGATCCCGCCTTCGGCCTGCCCGCCGTGTGGATCGATGCCGCGCTCAAGGAACAGGCGCAGGCCTACGGCTACACGGTGGTGGATGCCAGCACCGTGGTGGCCACGCACCTGAACCACCTGATCCAGATGCATGCGTCGGAGCTGCTGGGCCGCCAGGAAGTGCAGGCGCTGCTGGACCGCATCACCAAGGAAGCCCCGAAGCTGACCGAGGACCTGGTGCCGAAGACGATCTCGCTGACCGGCCTGCAGAAGGTGCTGCAGAACCTGCTGGACGAAGGCGTGGCAATCCGCGACATGCGCACCATCCTGGACGTGGTGGCGGACAACGCCCCGAAGATCAACGATCCGGCCGAGCTGACCACGCTGGTGCGGGTGTCGCTGGGACGCGCGATCACGCAGCAGCTGTTCCCGAACAACGCCGACATGCAGGTGATCGGCCTGGACGCCGGCCTGGAACGCGTGCTGACGCAGGCGCTGGCCAACGGCGGCGGCATCGAGCCGGGCCTGGCCGATGCGCTGCTGCAGCAGGCGCAGGGCGCCGTGGTGCGTCAGGAACAGCTGGGCCTGGATCCGGTGCTGCTGGTGCCGCCGCCCATGCGGCCGCTGATGGCGCGCTTCCTGCGCCGCACGCTGCCGCAGCTGAAAGTGCTGTCGCACGCCGAAGTACCGGACAACCGCAATATTCGCATCACCGCCATGATCGGCGGCGCAGCGTGA